From a region of the Neobacillus niacini genome:
- a CDS encoding ABC transporter permease, whose amino-acid sequence MKKTHTLFLSGFSYLVLVFLYLPLLVLFIYSFNSSRINAVWSGWTLDWYLSLFQNRQIIDAFFNSLTIALGTAIFAVIFGCLLVLAFYRYSYRFHKSWMTLIHLPIVLPDIIMGLSLLLLFNYLSIPTGKLTILIAHITFSIPFVYVLVSSRLQEMDRDLEDAAQDLGATSWQSFFHITLPLLYPSIFSSLLLVFSLSLDDFVISFFVSGPGSTTLPVYIYGMVKRGITPEVNALASLLMIITVILSLIALKIGKVRGQKIF is encoded by the coding sequence ATGAAAAAGACTCATACACTCTTTCTGTCTGGTTTCTCTTATCTCGTCTTGGTGTTTTTATACTTGCCGCTATTGGTTCTATTTATCTACTCTTTTAATTCTTCAAGAATTAACGCCGTCTGGTCAGGCTGGACATTGGATTGGTATCTTTCACTCTTTCAAAATAGACAAATTATCGATGCCTTTTTCAACAGTCTAACCATTGCCTTAGGAACAGCCATTTTTGCTGTCATTTTTGGATGCTTGCTGGTACTTGCCTTTTACCGGTACTCGTACCGATTTCACAAAAGCTGGATGACGTTAATTCATCTGCCGATTGTTCTTCCTGATATTATCATGGGACTTTCGCTCTTGCTGCTTTTTAACTATTTATCCATTCCAACTGGAAAGCTGACAATCCTTATTGCTCACATCACGTTTAGCATTCCTTTTGTGTATGTACTTGTTTCTTCGAGGCTGCAGGAAATGGACCGGGATTTGGAAGATGCTGCCCAGGATTTAGGAGCTACATCATGGCAGTCTTTTTTCCATATTACCTTACCCTTACTCTATCCAAGCATTTTTTCTAGTTTACTGCTCGTCTTTTCGCTGTCATTGGATGACTTTGTGATCAGTTTTTTCGTTTCAGGACCAGGCTCCACCACCTTACCGGTTTATATTTATGGCATGGTCAAAAGAGGAATCACTCCTGAGGTGAATGCACTTGCATCCTTATTGATGATCATTACCGTTATTCTATCACTTATCGCTTTAAAAATTGGAAAAGTCAGAGGGCAGAAAATATTTTAA
- a CDS encoding ABC transporter ATP-binding protein has product MKTLIHLDKIEKKFGSQTVLNPVEFSVYEGEFLTMLGPSGCGKTTLLRMIAGFEPPTKGDIYLLQNKITHLPPYKRDMNMVFQHYALFPHMNVEQNILFGLRMKGIGGKEQKKRLEKVLELTRLTDLRHNKPHQLSGGQQQRVAIARAIINKPKVLLLDEPLGALDYQLRKSLQLELKSLQKEIGITFIYVTHDQEEALTMSDRIAILNNGKVEQAGTPQEIYRQPNNEFIATFIGENNIFHNSMRTYCVRPENVKVYRKGTLPLEKATNGKITEVIFSGNHTKVYIYFEQDQKTVIAYDYPDTPTDWKTGDAVDLDWNAGAEVRLD; this is encoded by the coding sequence ATGAAGACTTTAATTCATTTAGATAAAATAGAAAAAAAGTTTGGCAGTCAAACGGTTTTGAATCCTGTGGAATTCTCCGTTTATGAAGGGGAGTTTTTGACGATGCTCGGGCCAAGTGGATGTGGGAAAACTACGCTATTGCGGATGATTGCCGGATTTGAGCCTCCGACGAAAGGAGATATCTATTTACTTCAAAATAAAATCACTCACTTGCCGCCATACAAACGGGATATGAACATGGTTTTTCAGCATTATGCACTCTTCCCCCATATGAATGTCGAACAAAACATCCTCTTTGGTTTGCGAATGAAGGGAATTGGCGGTAAAGAACAAAAAAAGAGACTAGAAAAAGTACTAGAGCTTACTCGCCTTACCGATTTACGTCACAATAAGCCCCACCAATTATCGGGAGGACAACAGCAACGGGTAGCCATTGCTAGAGCCATCATTAACAAGCCGAAAGTATTACTACTGGACGAACCTCTAGGGGCCTTGGATTATCAATTGCGAAAAAGCTTACAGCTAGAGTTAAAGAGCTTGCAAAAGGAAATCGGCATTACCTTTATATATGTCACACATGACCAGGAAGAAGCTCTTACCATGTCAGATCGGATTGCCATTTTAAACAACGGGAAAGTCGAGCAGGCAGGTACACCGCAAGAAATATACCGCCAGCCAAATAATGAGTTCATCGCCACATTCATAGGAGAAAATAATATTTTTCATAACAGTATGAGGACATATTGTGTCAGGCCAGAAAATGTGAAGGTGTATCGAAAAGGCACGCTACCCCTGGAAAAAGCAACCAACGGAAAGATTACCGAGGTGATATTTTCCGGTAATCATACAAAAGTATATATTTACTTCGAGCAGGACCAGAAAACAGTCATCGCCTATGATTATCCAGATACCCCGACGGACTGGAAAACAGGTGATGCAGTGGATTTAGACTGGAATGCAGGAGCTGAGGTGAGGTTAGATTGA
- a CDS encoding Fur-regulated basic protein FbpA: MRNNDEKKRQKLINKLIFLNLYNKEDQQLYKLPLSKLENEYRKYKLQYHPHGDLDSIRWV; encoded by the coding sequence ATGAGAAATAATGATGAAAAAAAGCGGCAAAAACTTATCAATAAACTGATTTTTTTAAATTTATATAACAAAGAAGATCAACAGCTTTATAAGTTGCCATTATCTAAATTAGAAAATGAGTATCGGAAATATAAATTACAATACCATCCGCATGGTGATTTAGACTCCATTCGCTGGGTATAA
- a CDS encoding ABC transporter permease, with translation MKNKSKILAAPPLIWLILFFLLPLLIIVFYSFLQRGVYGELVYQFTLSNYVRLGESIYTQILLDTLSVSILTTLLTLFISYPLAYYISTLSQSKQQIWLLLVMLPFWINFLIRSFAWIIILRSQGIVNSLFIHLEWIDQPLSLLYNDGAVLLGMVYSLLPFMVLPLYISFEKLDRSHLEAASDLGANSFKVFMHIIVPLTSKGIIIGSVLVFVSSIGMFVVPDVMGGAKSMLLGNLIQNQFLSARDWPFGSSASILLILFSFVLMLLYYYAAARSKGGAKP, from the coding sequence TTGAAAAATAAAAGCAAAATACTAGCTGCTCCTCCTCTTATTTGGTTAATCCTCTTTTTTCTCTTGCCTTTGTTGATTATAGTTTTTTATTCCTTTTTACAAAGAGGAGTATACGGTGAACTTGTTTATCAATTTACCCTATCTAACTATGTTAGACTCGGAGAATCTATTTATACCCAAATTTTGTTGGATACCTTAAGCGTTTCAATACTGACGACATTGCTGACTTTATTCATTTCCTATCCCTTAGCCTACTATATTTCCACTCTCTCACAATCTAAACAGCAAATTTGGCTATTACTCGTCATGCTGCCTTTTTGGATTAACTTTTTGATTCGTTCGTTTGCATGGATCATCATTTTGCGTTCACAAGGAATCGTAAATTCCTTATTCATCCATTTGGAATGGATTGACCAGCCGCTTTCCTTACTTTACAACGACGGAGCCGTATTGCTCGGAATGGTTTATTCCCTGCTGCCATTTATGGTGCTGCCACTCTATATTTCTTTCGAAAAATTAGATCGCTCACACCTGGAGGCTGCTTCCGATTTAGGAGCAAATTCCTTCAAGGTATTTATGCATATCATTGTTCCTTTAACATCAAAAGGCATCATCATCGGCTCTGTACTCGTATTTGTGTCTTCCATTGGCATGTTTGTGGTACCTGATGTCATGGGAGGAGCCAAATCCATGCTTCTTGGTAATTTGATTCAAAATCAGTTTTTATCTGCTAGGGATTGGCCATTCGGCTCATCTGCATCGATTTTATTGATACTCTTTTCCTTTGTCCTGATGTTGCTTTATTACTATGCCGCAGCCAGAAGCAAAGGTGGTGCTAAACCATGA
- a CDS encoding spermidine/putrescine ABC transporter substrate-binding protein, producing the protein MFYWYLFWLAAAVILLSGCGKEENVLNIYSWADNIDPEVIKDFEEKFDVKVNYDVYSSNEEMLAKLQTGSNQYDLIQPSDYMVDTMIKLNLLEELNKENIPNLKNVVSNFQTPPFDPGSAHSIVYTWGVTGIAYNKKYVKDEIDSWDDLWNNEYKDRVVLLNDSREVYGMALKKNGFSNSTTNLDELNQAHDDLKDLLPNLLAFDTDTIKQKFIAEEAWIGTVWSGDAAFIYEDNPDIEYVVPKEGATIWADTMAIPKEAKHKDLAEKFINFLLQPEVSVKNYEAIGYSNPNEKAYPLHSEEYRSNKMIFLDQADMDRTEWLVDVGERLKDYDQLWTELKSGKD; encoded by the coding sequence ATGTTTTACTGGTATTTGTTTTGGTTAGCTGCTGCGGTCATACTTCTTTCTGGATGCGGGAAGGAAGAAAACGTCCTCAATATTTACAGCTGGGCAGATAACATTGACCCAGAGGTGATTAAAGACTTTGAGGAAAAATTTGATGTCAAAGTGAACTATGATGTCTATTCCAGTAACGAAGAGATGCTGGCAAAGCTGCAAACGGGAAGCAATCAATATGATTTAATTCAGCCCTCGGATTACATGGTTGACACAATGATTAAACTTAATCTACTGGAGGAACTGAATAAAGAAAACATCCCAAACTTAAAAAACGTTGTCTCCAACTTTCAAACACCTCCTTTTGATCCCGGAAGTGCACATTCGATTGTTTACACTTGGGGCGTTACGGGAATCGCCTATAATAAAAAATATGTGAAGGATGAGATTGATAGCTGGGATGATTTATGGAATAACGAATACAAAGACCGAGTCGTGCTGCTAAACGACTCCCGTGAGGTTTACGGAATGGCGCTCAAGAAAAACGGATTCTCAAACAGTACAACGAACCTTGACGAACTAAACCAGGCACATGATGATTTGAAAGACCTTCTTCCAAACCTGCTTGCCTTTGATACAGACACCATCAAACAGAAGTTTATTGCCGAAGAAGCCTGGATTGGCACCGTATGGTCCGGCGACGCTGCCTTCATATACGAGGATAATCCAGATATAGAATATGTCGTTCCGAAAGAAGGGGCAACAATATGGGCCGATACCATGGCGATCCCAAAAGAAGCAAAACACAAAGATCTGGCAGAGAAATTTATTAATTTTCTGCTTCAGCCTGAAGTGAGCGTCAAAAATTATGAAGCCATTGGTTACAGCAATCCAAATGAGAAAGCCTACCCTCTTCACAGCGAAGAATACCGTTCCAATAAAATGATATTTCTTGATCAAGCAGATATGGACCGGACAGAATGGTTAGTCGATGTTGGTGAGAGATTAAAAGATTATGATCAGCTTTGGACGGAATTGAAGAGTGGGAAAGATTAG